Proteins from a single region of Aureibacter tunicatorum:
- a CDS encoding L-threonylcarbamoyladenylate synthase: MAAEFVKLYPDNPQEKIIEKVSNTLKSGGVVIYPTDTVYAIGCDIFNSKAIEKVAQIKNMKAKEAEFSFICFDLSDISQYVKSLSTPQFKVMKKALPGPFTFILNSSSKVPKILGRKKKTVGIRVPDNNIPRQIVKSLGNPIITTSIIDEDEILEYSTDPELIYEKYQNQVDIIIDGGYGNNIASTIVNATTDSFEVIREGLGDISQYI; this comes from the coding sequence ATGGCAGCTGAATTCGTAAAACTCTACCCGGACAATCCTCAAGAAAAAATAATCGAAAAGGTTAGCAATACGTTGAAAAGCGGAGGAGTAGTCATCTATCCAACAGATACTGTTTACGCGATTGGCTGCGATATTTTCAATAGCAAAGCCATAGAGAAAGTAGCTCAAATCAAAAATATGAAGGCAAAGGAAGCCGAATTTTCTTTTATCTGCTTCGATCTAAGCGACATATCTCAATATGTGAAGAGCCTTTCCACTCCGCAATTTAAAGTAATGAAAAAAGCTCTTCCGGGGCCTTTTACTTTTATTCTAAATTCCAGTTCCAAAGTCCCTAAAATACTCGGCAGAAAGAAAAAAACCGTTGGTATCAGGGTTCCTGACAATAATATACCAAGACAAATTGTCAAAAGTTTAGGCAATCCGATTATCACCACTTCGATCATAGACGAAGATGAGATTTTAGAATATTCCACCGATCCGGAATTGATTTATGAAAAATATCAAAACCAAGTGGATATAATCATTGATGGCGGATACGGCAATAACATAGCCTCTACCATTGTCAATGCAACCACTGATTCATTCGAAGTAATCAGAGAG